A window of Carassius carassius chromosome 44, fCarCar2.1, whole genome shotgun sequence contains these coding sequences:
- the LOC132126540 gene encoding cilia- and flagella-associated protein 107-like isoform X1: MSQPCKYSNKVLIGNWAEERLHFTQDCEMANSSYRMDYMPNMPQRHDAVMCQRAFRRSEGLPLRQLFSHHDVLSSHCLVSQYDESYGRQASSSLPTLHSWKSFKLARVPERSDHPIQGPPTNFGLAASWRARMEQQRALVPTLSEYRASYPLHPISAFCYSHHVSMLKRFSSSQLPANLSNEDLALKH; the protein is encoded by the exons ATGAGTCAGCCTTGTAAATACAGCAACAAAGTACTCATTGGTAATTGGGCAGAGGAGAGATTACAT TTCACTCAGGACTGCGAGATGGCGAACAGCAGCTACAGGATGGACTACATGCCCAATATGCCACAAAGGCACGATGCTGTCATGTGCCAAAGGGCATTTCGCAGATCAGAG GGTCTTCCCTTAAGGCAGTTATTTTCTCATCATGACGTCCTCTCCTCCCACTGTCTGGTGTCACAGTATGATGAGTCGTACGGGCGGCAGGCCTCCTCCTCTCTGCCCACACTGCACTCCTGGAAATCTTTCAAACTGGCCAGGGTCCCAGAGAGGTCAGATCACCCAATCCAAG GCCCCCCTACTAATTTTGGCTTGGCGGCTTCTTGGCGGGCCCGCATGGAACAACAGCGGGCACTTGTGCCCACATTAAGCGAGTATAGGGCTTCATACCCTCTGCACCCCATCAGTGCCTTCTGTTATTCTCACCACGTCAGCATGCTCAAGCGCTTCTCCAGCAGTCAGCTTCCTGCCAACCTCAGCAACGAGGACCTGGCACTGAAACACTAA
- the LOC132126540 gene encoding cilia- and flagella-associated protein 107-like isoform X2 produces the protein MSQPCKYSNKVLIGNWAEERLHFTQDCEMANSSYRMDYMPNMPQRHDAVMCQRAFRRSELFSHHDVLSSHCLVSQYDESYGRQASSSLPTLHSWKSFKLARVPERSDHPIQGPPTNFGLAASWRARMEQQRALVPTLSEYRASYPLHPISAFCYSHHVSMLKRFSSSQLPANLSNEDLALKH, from the exons ATGAGTCAGCCTTGTAAATACAGCAACAAAGTACTCATTGGTAATTGGGCAGAGGAGAGATTACAT TTCACTCAGGACTGCGAGATGGCGAACAGCAGCTACAGGATGGACTACATGCCCAATATGCCACAAAGGCACGATGCTGTCATGTGCCAAAGGGCATTTCGCAGATCAGAG TTATTTTCTCATCATGACGTCCTCTCCTCCCACTGTCTGGTGTCACAGTATGATGAGTCGTACGGGCGGCAGGCCTCCTCCTCTCTGCCCACACTGCACTCCTGGAAATCTTTCAAACTGGCCAGGGTCCCAGAGAGGTCAGATCACCCAATCCAAG GCCCCCCTACTAATTTTGGCTTGGCGGCTTCTTGGCGGGCCCGCATGGAACAACAGCGGGCACTTGTGCCCACATTAAGCGAGTATAGGGCTTCATACCCTCTGCACCCCATCAGTGCCTTCTGTTATTCTCACCACGTCAGCATGCTCAAGCGCTTCTCCAGCAGTCAGCTTCCTGCCAACCTCAGCAACGAGGACCTGGCACTGAAACACTAA
- the LOC132126752 gene encoding kelch domain-containing protein 7A-like, with product MPIAELLGVHFDMQLLGKLTLSVATMLFVSLVFRFYNARARNRRRGNERRGVQATQTSYSTCNTVQEPQSKAAKEESDRENLFQQSSEKPLQESLKNDNSALKRGQSDTMDLNSCAKEEPASKSNAIEVTTEANSGKPKLTLQLPGVTEKDPVIPSGRRSPVLMKKLEGGTGVGRQLIQDVGHQGMFSSFQSKAEIKVENADLILDGPRNCRTGVHGKIYEYYVESSSHFISDLSPTPSVSPVYGQNELSTLFKSQSLDLPSFKGRSRSPSQQPSSFIMRDLEIAPRIANEPPSTFKPTVRYSRQVVIRQDSYLTAASDSELPIPLPTHRALTPRSCSPAQPNDIPSSPLDSDIANLDALEEPQVKTVAGAKFLHFPENMGNAELESLAGKLDLGNCLEALTLAKKRGHTALQQAALRVMSDNYLQVLRDPGLFGRLKAGERDHIQTQRMRGRKWLVVADMDSPDWSRRLSQSMDLGSESVKLSSGIYYYNDYKDTWHLHTHIPQEVLSKGCAMCTMDNYLFIAVGFQGPDREATPSRKVYCYNPMTSIWSEISPMNEARPHCKLVALQGHLYAIGGECLSTVERYDPRTNRWTFVAPLPNETFAVAHKATACNGELFVAGGTLRYTLLRYNPKTNTWRESMIIGSKDKTTEMVAVRNFLYRFDVSPLGISVFRFHAMARLWYECSSIRLPHCTAFQCVTMDNIIYCVNRQFTLRFLADEVCPSFVAQDLKVLYPAKGILFPFVLVLPDRSTQQTCV from the coding sequence ATGCCAATTGCAGAATTGCTTGGAGTGCACTTTGACATGCAGCTCCTGGGCAAACTCACTCTATCCGTGGCCACTATGCTATTTGTCTCCTTGGTTTTCAGATTCTACAACGCCAGGGCAAGAAACAGACGGCGAGGAAATGAAAGAAGGGGTGTGCAAGCAACCCAAACAAGCTACAGCACCTGCAATACTGTGCAAGAACCACAGAGTAAAGCTGCAAAGGAGGAGTCTGACAGGGAAAATCTTTTTCAACAATCTTCAGAGAAACCCTTGCAAGAAAGCcttaaaaatgacaattctgcatTGAAAAGGGGTCAGTCTGACACTATGGACTTGAACAGTTGTGCAAAGGAGGAACCTGCAAGTAAAAGCAATGCAATTGAGGTTACAACTGAGGCAAACAGTGGCAAACCAAAGTTGACCTTACAACTTCCTGGTGTGACGGAAAAAGATCCAGTAATACCAAGTGGTCGCAGATCCCCAGTCCTAATGAAGAAGCTGGAAGGTGGCACAGGTGTTGGCAGGCAGCTGATACAAGATGTCGGTCACCAGGGCATGTTCTCAAGTTTTCAGTCAAAGGCGGAAATCAAAGTAGAGAATGCTGACCTCATCTTGGATGGGCCAAGGAATTGTAGAACGGGCGTCCATGGAAAGATATATGAGTACTATGTAGAGTCCTCTTCTCATTTCATCTCAGATTTAAGCCCCACCCCATCTGTCAGTCCAGTTTATGGTCAAAACGAACTCAGCACTTTGTTTAAATCGCAGTCACTGGATTTACCCAGTTTTAAGGGCCGCTCCCGATCGCCAAGTCAACAGCCTTCTAGTTTCATAATGCGAGATCTCGAAATTGCTCCACGAATTGCTAATGAGCCTCCCTCAACATTCAAACCAACTGTGAGGTACAGCAGGCAAGTAGTCATCCGTCAGGACAGCTATCTTACAGCTGCCAGTGACTCAGAGCTTCCAATCCCCTTGCCTACACATAGGGCTTTAACGCCTCGCAGCTGTTCTCCAGCACAACCCAATGACATCCCTTCAAGTCCATTAGACTCTGATATAGCAAACCTGGATGCACTGGAGGAACCACAAGTCAAAACTGTCGCCGGAGCAAAATTCTTACACTTTCCAGAGAACATGGGAAATGCAGAACTTGAGAGTCTAGCAGGGAAGCTCGATTTAGGCAACTGCTTGGAGGCTTTAACACTTGCTAAAAAACGTGGTCACACTGCCCTTCAGCAAGCTGCTCTCCGTGTCATGTCTGATAATTACCTTCAGGTCCTCAGAGACCCAGGTCTCTTTGGCAGGCTGAAAGCAGGGGAGCGTGATCACATCCAAACACAACGCATGAGAGGAAGGAAGTGGTTAGTGGTCGCAGATATGGATTCCCCAGATTGGAGTAGACGTCTGTCACAGTCAATGGATTTAGGTTCTGAATCAGTTAAGTTGTCAAGCGGTATTTATTACTACAATGATTATAAGGACACATGGCACCTTCATACCCACATTCCCCAGGAAGTGTTATCTAAAGGTTGTGCCATGTGCACCatggataattatttatttatcgcTGTGGGTTTCCAAGGCCCAGACCGTGAAGCAACCCCTTCAAGGAAAGTGTACTGTTACAACCCAATGACTTCGATTTGGAGCGAAATAAGCCCCATGAATGAAGCAAGGCCTCACTGCAAACTCGTGGCTCTGCAGGGCCATCTGTACGCCATTGGAGGCGAATGCCTATCAACGGTTGAGCGTTACGACCCCAGGACAAACCGGTGGACCTTTGTGGCACCTCTTCCTAATGAGACATTCGCTGTAGCTCACAAGGCCACAGCTTGCAACGGTGAACTGTTTGTTGCAGGTGGCACGTTGAGATACACCCTCTTGCGCTATAATCCCAAGACCAACACATGGCGAGAGAGCATGATCATTGGTAGTAAGGACAAAACCACAGAAATGGTGGCAGTCAGGAATTTCTTGTACCGCTTTGACGTCAGTCCCCTGGGCATCAGCGTGTTTCGCTTTCATGCAATGGCCCGACTGTGGTACGAATGCTCTTCGATACGCCTCCCACATTGCACAGCCTTTCAGTGTGTGACTATGGACAATATTATCTACTGTGTGAACCGTCAATTTACTTTGAGATTCCTTGCAGATGAGGTATGTCCAAGCTTTGTTGCACAGGATTTGAAAGTGTTGTATCCGGCTAAAGGCATTTTGTTTCCATTTGTCCTTGTGCTTCCCGATAGGTCCACTCAACAAACTTGTGTTTAA